The segment TGCCTTCACCTCAGTTGTAGATTTGGACTTCTTCTTCACCTTCTGAGTAGTCTTCTGTACTGCCTGTTTGAATTTTCTTGAAGGATGCGCCGCGTTAAATTTTGCCATCACGCCGGTTTTAGCCAGCAACCTGTATGTCGTCTCCGTCGGCTGGGCGCCTTTCTCCAGCCAGGCCAGAGCCTTGTCCTCATTTATATTTACAGTCTCAGGGTCATTTAGCGGATTATAATTCCCTATGACTTCAATGAAAGCGCCTTCTCGGGGTGACTTGCTGTCGGTCACCACAATCCTGTACATAGGCTTATGTCTGGCGCCTGTCCTTCTTAACCTGATTTTTACCATGATATCGGTTTACCTGTAGTCCTTTATTTTTTACTGGTTATTATGCCGGAAGCGTTCGTACCTGTCAACAATATCGCATATTACATCCATCGTTAATGCTCGTGACCCGGCATATATCCGGCCATGAAATCAGGAGGGGAAATGGTTTATAATCCATCCAACGCCTTTATCCGGAGGTCCTGCCTTGCCATCGATAATAGAGCAGCTCGATTGCATATTTAAACCTGGATCCATGGCCATCATCGGCGTCTCGGACAATATCGCCAAATGGGGATATATGATGGTCGAAAGGCCCTTGCGCACAGGCTATCGCGGCCGGATATATCCCGTTAATCCTCAGGGCGGCACATTACTGGGTTTGCCCTCTTACCGCTCAGTTAAAGACATACCCGGACAGGTGGACCTGGCCGTTAAAACGGTCCAGGCAATACATGTGCCTGCTGTTATGCAGGAATGCGTGGATAAGGGTGTCAGGGGAGCTATATTGATATCTGCCGGCTTCGCTGAAACAGGTGGAGCAGGAAAGGCGCTTCAGGAAAGAGTCATGAGTATCGCGGCGAATGGAGGCATACGCTGCGTGGGACCCAACTGCATGGGTATCTGGAGCGCGGCAGCTTGCCTCAACAACGCCTTCGAAAAGGCACCCAAACAGGGACATATCACCTTTATCTCGCAAAGCGGCACGTTCGGGGGATACATGGCGGACATGGCCGGTAGCAAGGGCTTCGGCCTCCGAACTTTCATCAGCATCGGCAACCAGGCTGACCTAACCGTTGCAGACTACATCGAATACTTCTCATGCGATGAAGAGACCAGGGTTATCATACTATACCTGGAAGGCATTAAAGACGGCAGAAGGTTCTTTGAGAGCTGTAAGGAAACTCTCCGGAAGAAGCCGATCGTGCTCTACAAGGGCGGAAGCTCGCCCGCCGGCGCCCGTGCAACCATGTCGCATACTGCATCCATCGCAGGTTCAGACCTGGTCTTCCAGAGCGCCTGCGAACAACTCGGCCTGATACGAGCGCAAGAGTCTTTCCAGACCTTCGATCTGGCGGTCGCGTTCCTCAGCTCGCCACTGCCTCCCGGCAAAAGAATTGGCGTGCTGGGTACCGGAGGGCAGGGTGTCGTATCAACTGACGCCTGTCAAAAGCTGGGACTTGAGGTGCCGGAGCTGGATAAAGATACCTGTGCAGCCCTGATGAAAATGCTTCCTCCCCACGCCCCACCTCCAACCAATCCCGTAGACTTTGCCGGAAGCTATCGCACGGCTATGGATGAAGCCAACGTAGTGGAAACCTTATTGAAGCTGGAATATATCGACGGCTTCATCAGCAACGTGCCGATCAATCCGTTCGTCTGGGGATTAAAGCTCGATAGTCTTCCCGCGGATGTGCTGAAAAACATAAAACGGCTCACCGATGAAGGGACGAATCGTTTTTGTGACCTGCCCCGTATCTACGGGAAGCCGGTGGTCTGTGTACGCTGGTACAGCGACGTTAAAGAAGACCCCGTATCGGATGCGCTGAAAGAGTCCGGTATCCCTGTATACGATACGCCGGAACAGTGCGCCCGGGCTATGGCCGCACTGGCCGGATACTCCCGCCTGCGCCGTTCACCGGATCTATAAATTATTGGCGCAACTATTTTATATCGAAAGGCACTGCCAGCTTCTCGATATTATTTACATAGAGCACGACTTTATAACTGCCTTTGTACCAGCCGCCCGCCGGCATGTGCTTGTAAAACGCCAGATAGTAAGCCTCACCGCCTCCCTGCGCGCTGGTATATATCTCATCGAGCAGTTCGTTGTCCTTTCCGACAGCTTCGCCATTAACGTAGTACCAGCTGGCTTTGATTAAATCCTCCTCCGTGACACCCGAGACCTTGAACGAACAATAGATGGCTGGCGTATCGGGTGCGAACACCGTGCTTACGGCACTGGTGGGTTTTGAATCGTTGTCCACAGAAGTGGTTATCACCCCTTCAGTGATTGCGGATTTATCGGGCCGGCTGACCTCTGTTCCCGGACTACTGCAGCCGGCGAATACGCACAGCAGAGCCGCCGCCATGATTGAAACAATAATATATGATCGTATTGATCTCATATCTATTAACCCCCTGTATTCGTTCCTCCGATAGTATCCTCTTATAAACGTGAATAATTCTATAGCCAATCCTATCATTTTTCAAAATTACGCGGGCCCCGCTGGCCACTTCATCCGCTGTTGAAGCGGATAAAACCGCAGTCGGCACGAAATATCAGTACCATCGCTGCAACCTTATGATTAAGCCGGCGTTATTTGTAATATACAGCGTTCAGCCTTTATAATCAGCTTTATGAAAATTCCCCCCTGCCATCGCTGGGACCTCAATGTCAGTCAGGCGCGTGAACTGCAGGTCAAACTCTCAGATAAGGTCATGCGCTGTAATGATAAAATGGATATTAAACTGATAGCCGGAATCGATGTTTCGGTATCCCGGTATTCAAGGACCGGACGCGCGGCAGTTGTTGTGGTGAATTACCCTGATCTCGAGGTCCGCGATATCTCTGTCGCCGAGGGCGCTATCGATTTCCCGTACGTCCCAGGCCTGTTATCGTTCAGGGAAGCGCCGCTGGCCTTGCAGGCGTGCAATGGATTAGAGACGCGACCCGACCTGCTGATGGTGGACGGACAGGGCCTCGCCCATCCCAGGAGGCTGGGGATCGCATCCCACCTCGGGTTGCTGTTGAATATACCGTCCATCGGGTGCGCCAAGTCCCGTTTGATCGGCACACATGATTCATTGCCTGAGGAAGCCGGGAGTTACAGCCTGCTCTTGGAGAAAGATGAGGTAATCGGAGCAGTGGTCAGGACGAAGCGTGCGGTTAAACCCCTTTACGTATCGATCGGGCACAGAACCGACCTTGACAGCGCCATCAGGCTGGTGCTGAGTTGCTGCCGGGGTTTCCGCCTACCGCAGCCTACCCGCCTGGCACATATTGCGGCCGGAGGATCATCCGATTTGTCCGCCTGTATGATGAACGGAAGATAAAATAGTCTATGCTGGAAGAAAAAACACGTATTGAAGAGCTGCGACGCAGGATCTCCGCCATCATGGAGCATCTTTGACATCGCGGGGAAAGAGAAACGACTATTTGAGCTGGAGGCAAAGACATCCGATCCCGGATTCTGGTCCGACCAGCAAACGGCGCAATCCGTTATGCGCCAGATAGGTTCGCTTAAAGATACTGCTGCACAGTGGCGCGACATAGAAAAGAGCGCATCCGGCGTAGCGGAGGTCATATCCATAGCCCTTGCCGAGAGCGATCAATCCTTAAAGACCGATGTCCACACAGAGATCGACCGTATTAAGGCGCATTTCGATCAGATTGAGGTACAGCTCATGCTGGACGGACCCTACGACAGCAGGGATGCCATACTCGCCATACATGCCGGCGCAGGGGGAACCGAATCACAGGACTGGGCCCAGATGCTGATGCGCATGTTCGTGCGCTGGGCCGAGCGGCACAAGCTGCAATCCGATGTACTGGATGTCTCACCCGGAGACGAGGCCGGAATTAAAAGCGCTACCATTGAGATCAAGGGGAATTTCTCGTACGGAAAACTCAAGTCCGAGCATGGCGTGCACAGGCTGGTGCGCCTCTCTCCCTTCGACGCCGACCATGCGCGTCATACATCTTTCGCCCTGGTAGAGGTCATGCCCGAAGCGGAGGCCCGGACCGATCTGCAGATCAACCCTGAAGATATCCGCGTAGACACCTTCAGGTCAAGCGGACCCGGGGGGCAGCACATGCAAAAAACCAGCAGCGCGGTGAGGATTACGCATATCCCCACCGGCCTGGTGGTAAGCTGCCAGAGCGAGCGCTCGCAACATCAGAACAAGGAGAGCGCACTCAGGGTGTTATACGCCCGCCTGCTTGAGATAGAGATCGAAAAAAGGGAGGCTGAGAAAGCCAAGATCAAAGGAAAACGCATCGACGCCGGCTGGGGCAACCAGATCAGGAGCTATGTGCTTCACCCTTACAAGATGGTCAAGGATCACAGGACGGAATACGAGACCAGCAATACCGCTGCCGTGCTGGAAGGCGAGATCGATGAGTTAATCAATGCGTATTTACGCTCGAAAGTTGGAGAAGATAAATGATAAGGCAGATTACTATTATCCTGCTGCTGTTGCTGATATACCTGATGCCGGCTGCCGTCTCTGCAGCCGACGATGTCAGGCTGCTGGATTCGAGCACGGAGGCAGATTTTCCCAACATGCTCACGTTTAAAGTTAGGGCCGAAAGCGCCGATCCCATTACGCGCATCAGGCTCCGCTACGAAGTCGACAAGAAAATGTACTCACCGACCTTTGCCGAGGCCTGGCTCGTGTTTCAGCCGGCCAGAAACATCGAGGCCGCCTGGAGCTGGGATATGCGCAAAGGCATGTTACCGCCCGGAGCCACAGTCACCTACTGGTGGGTAATCGAGGACGACGCAGGCAACAGGCTGACCACGCCAAAAAATATTATTACTTTCGATGATACACGTTACAAGTGGCAGAAGGTCAGCGATCAGAATATTAATATTTACTGGTACCGGGGAAGCAGTTCCTTTTCCGGCGACCTGCTCAAGGCCGCGACGGATGCAAAGGGAAGGTTGGAGAGGGATACGGGTGTAACTCTGGATAAACCGGTCCATATCTATATATACGCGAATTTCAGCGATCTTCGTGAATCCATTATAGCTCCCGACGAGTGGACGGGGGGCGTGGCCTACAGGGGATTTAACATCATCTCCATCGGTATTTCACCCAATAACCTGGCATGGGGTAAAAAAGCCGTAGCACACGAGTTGGGCCATCTGATGACGCAACAGGTCACGGTCAGCCCCTACGGGGAAACCAGACCATACTGGCTGGACGAGGGGCTGGCAATGCATGCCGAAGGAGAACAGAGCGAAGCCGCCAGGGAAGAGTTTCAAAGGTCCATTGAGGACGGCCGCATTGCTACCCTGCAATCCCTTACAAGCCCTTTTCCGGCCGATCCCCAGGAAGCCTATTTCGCTTATGCTCAGAGCCAGAGCGTAATAGAATACCTGATAAACGTTCACGGCAGGGAGAAGATCCACCGGTTGCTTGTTCTGATCAACGACGGCTACAGCCTTGACGACGCTTTGACCAATGTCTACGGATTCAACCTGAGTGGTCTGGACGATGCATGGTTGGAATATATGACAGCCGCGCCGCAGGCTAATGCCGTCCCGGGCGAGATCACTTCTCATGTGCCCGGTACAGCCTGCATCCTCAGCTTATCCCCTGTTGCCTATACGGTTGCCCGGGGAGGCGTTTAGATGGAGACCGAAAGGACTTATACGGTCCACGATCTGCCGCCCTCAGACAGGCCAAGGGAGCGCCTTAAAAGGCTGGGGGCAGAAGCGCTTTCAACAGCAGAGTTGCTTGCCTGCATCATGGGCAGCGGCACGCGGGGCGACTCGGTCGTTATGACGTCACAAAAATTGCTATCGGAGTTCGGCAACTTGCATAACATCGCCTCGGCATCCATCCAGGAGTTATCCAGGTCAAGAGGCATAGGCGAGGCCAGGGCCATTCAGTTGAAAGCCGCTTGCGAGATCGGCAAACGACTATTAGATCCTGATTATGCTGAGAAAGGGAAGCCCGTACAATCTCCCGAAGAAGCTTTTATATCCATGCAGGAGAAACTGCGGGGAAAGAAAAAGGAGCACTTCTACGTGCTCTGCCTGGATACACGTAATCGTGTCAGCAATAAAAAGCAGGTATCCATGGGCAACCTGGATAGCAGCATAGTCCACCCGCGCGAGGTGTTCAAGGACGCCATATCTTCGCTGGCGGCTGCGGTTATCTTCGTTCACAATCACCCCTCCGGCGATCTCGAGCCGTCGTCGGAAGATGTTAACCTGACCAGAAGGCTGGTGGAGGCGGGCGAACTGCTGGGCATACCGGTACTCGACCATATCATCGTCAGCGATAAGGGCTACACCAGCCTGAAATCAAGAAATTTAATTTGAGGTCAATAATGAAAAGGAACATTCTGATCAAGTTGATCGGCGCGGCAGTCATCAGCGCATTCGTTATATCAACACTTGCAGGGTGCAGCCTATTGGGGGTCGCTGACTCCGATATCCAAGAGGGCCCGGGCGGCACCCTTAAGCTCTGGGATATAGGGCCGCTTACTCTCGATCCGGCGATATCGGGCGAGATGTCATCCCATCTATACATCATGCAGATCTTCAACGGCCTGGTCAAATTAAATGAGAACCTTGAGCCCGTTTCTGACCTGGCAGAGCGCTGGACTGTAAGCCCTGACGGTAAAACATATACCTTTTTCCTGCGCCGGGACGCCCTTTTCCATGACGGCAAACCGGTCACTGCCTCCGATGTCAAGTACTCCTTGGAGAGAGCTTGCAACCCTGCCACAGGTTCACAGACGGCATCCACCTACCTTAATGATATAGTCGGCTCGACTGAAGTGCTGTCCGGCCAGGCTCAAAACCTCAGCGGTGTATCAGTTATCGACGACCATACCCTCTCGGTTACGATCGACGAGCCTAAAGTTTATTTTCTTTCCAAGCTGGCTTATCCCACTGCCTTCGTGGTGGACAGACGAAATGTCGAAACAGGAGGAGACTGGTGGTGGTACAAACCCAACGGTAGCGGACCGTACAGAATGGCCAGTTGGAATGTGGGCTCACTCATCATTTTGCAGCCCAGCCTGCATTATTACGGCAAGAAGGGCACCGCACGATTGTACTTCCAACTGCTGGACGGCGTGCCCATGTCCCTTTACGAGACGGGAAAGATAGACGTGGTTGAGATCAGCCAGTTATATTTAGATCGTGCTACAGACAGGACAGGGCCTTTCTTCGATCAACTTCACATATATCCGGAGTTCAGCCTGCAATATATCGGGTTCAATACCACCAGGCCACCCTTCGATGATCCCCTTGTCAGGGAAGCTTTCAGCCGCTCGGTGGACAAGGACCACATCATTAAAATCATAGAGAAAAACATGGTCAACCGCGCTGACGGAATTTTGCCTCCGGGCATGCCGGGTTACAACAAGGATTTGCAGGGGCTTGACTATGACCCTGACTATGCCAGGGAATTGCTGGCCAAATCCAGATATAGCTCCGGCCTGCCTCCTATCACCATCACTGTGCTTGGATGGGGAGGGTTGGACGTCGACCCTGCTCTGGGGGCTGTCATGCAGGATTGGAAAAAGAACCTGGGTGCGGAAGTATCGGTCAGGCTGCTTGAGCCCGACCCGTTTCATTACAACCTGCAACAGGAGGCTGATGAAATGTACGTGCTGGGCTGGGTGGCGGACTATCCCGATCCGCAGAACTTCCTGCAAACGCTTTTCTACACAGATACCGAATACAATCACGGCCGGTTCTCAAGCAGTGAATTTGATACTCTGATCGACAGGGCGGCCGTGGAGCAGGATCATGATAAACGGATAGAGCTTTACCGTCAGGCGGAGCAGGTCATCATCGACCAGGCGCCCGTTATTCCTCTCTGGTTCAATAAGAATTACGTCCTGGTCAATCCGCGAGTCAAGAACTACAGTATCGATCCGCTGGGGGTGCCACGTTTAAACCTCGTAAGTATTGAACATTAGCTATATAATTAGCATGCTCCCCGGTGAAACGATTATTAAAAAGGAGAGCGCCATGGATAAAAATGCATTGGAAGCACCATGCGGAATCCACTGCGGGCTTTGCCCTCTTAATCTGGCGATCAAAGATGAAAAGCTGAGGAACCGGCTCTCCGAGACGTTGAAGCTACCCCCGGATAAGGTCAATTGCACCGGCTGCAGGTCTATCGACGGTCATTGCCCGGTGATAGGGGAGCAGTGCGCCACCTGGATGTGCATCAAAGGCAAGGGATTGGAATTCTGTTCGGAGTGCATCGATTTTCCCTGCGTAAAGCTGATGCCGTGTTCCGACCGCGCCGATAGGCTCCCTCACAACATCAAGATAGCCAGCCTGGCGTTAAGAAAAAACAAGGGATCGTTCGAATGGGAAAAAGCTATTAAAGACATTTACTCACGTTATTTCCACGGCGTAATGGTCATAGGACAGGGTCCGCAACTTAAAGATAACTCTGCCGAAGAATCTGCATAAGGAAGCCCGAAAATAAATGCCAGTCGGCTACATAAGCAGCGAGTTATACCAGCATCATGACACGGGCAGCCATGTCGAGAACAAGGAACGCCTGAAGGCCATAGATACCATACTTGAGAAGACAAAGGTTAAAGAGCAGTTCCTTCATATCTCACCTCGGGCCGCCAGCATCGACGAGATAGCGGCAGTGCACGACCGTGAATATATCAGGAGCCTCAAAGCTGAGATCGACGGCGGCGGCGGCTGGCTGGATCCGGATACATATGCGTCCCCCGGATCATGGGAGGCAGCTATCTACGCTGCCGGCGGGGTTATGACGGCGGTCGAGCAGGTCATGAGCGGCAAGGCCGACAGCGTTTTTGCCGCGGTCAGGCCGCCGGGCCACCATGCCGTACATTCCCACCAGATGGGTTTCTGCCTGTTTAATAACGTGGCCATCGCCGCCCGCTTTGCATTGTCCAACTATGATATCAAGCGCATATTAATTATTGATTTCGACGTCCACCACGGCAACGGCACTCAGGAAGCATTCTACAGCGAATCACAGGTATTATATTGTTCCACTCACGAGTATCCCTGGTATCCATTCACCGGCGCAGCCGAAGACACCGGCAAAGGGGCGGGAGAGGGGTATACGGTAAATATCCCGCTTGAAGCAGGCCTGGGGGATAATGAATACCTCCAGGTTTTCAACGAGGTGCTGGTGCCCGTTGCCGGGCGTTTCCAGCCCGACCTGGTGCTGATATCGGCCGGATACGACGCCCACTGGCAGGACACGATATCCAACATGACGCTTACTACCATGGGATTTGCGCGCATGACCAAGATCATCAAGACGATTTCAGACCAGTTCTGCCGCAGCAGGCTGGTATTCAGCCTGGAGGGAGGTTACAACCACACGGCGCTGGCCTATTCCGTCACCGCAACCATCGAACTGCTGATGGGTCATGCCGAGGTTTATGATCCGCTGGGGCCTCCTCCCATGTCATACTCACCACGTGATTTCGGCGATTTCGTTAAATCCATACGTAATATTCACAAAATACAAGATTGAGCCTGATAAAACAAAGAATGCGGGGCGCTTGCCCCGCATTCTTATTATGCACAGATAAAAGCTCAGCCTTCCTTGCTTCCGATGCCGAGGAAAAGGATTACCGCAACGCCCAATATCATGCCCGCTATGCCCATGAATGTGGCCAGCGGGATCATGAGCAAGGCCCATAAACCGATAAACATGTTCCTATCCATAAAGCCCCCTTGTAATCTCCATCAATCGATAAGCATTGATCATCGTTATCATGCGGCCTTTGATTCAGTTTTGAGGCCACGGTCCCACAGCACCAGCAGCGGACCGGCCACAAATATTGAGTCATAGATACCCACTACCACTCCAACCAGCAGGGCCATGATGAATTGCTGAATTGTCACTCCGCCGAACAGGAACAACGCAAGGCCTGTTAAAATCACCACGAGGCTGGTATTGATACAGCGGGCGATCGTCTCCAGTATGCTCGAGTTCACGGTTGTGGCGAAATCCCTGCTTATGCCTTTGCGGACATTCTCGCGTATGCGGTCATAGACCACACAGGTATTGTTGATGGCGAACCCCACTATGGTCAGCATGGCTACGATGAACATGGAGTCAACCTGATAGCCGATAAGCCAGCCCAGTATGGAGAAGATGCCCATGACGATCAATACATCGTGCAGCAGGGCGATCACGGCGCTGACGCCCCATTTGAAGGGACTGGGCATATGGCGGAAGGCAAAGGCAATGTAAAGTATCATGAAAATGGATGCCACCAGAACGGCGATGGCCGCGTTGCGCGCCACCTCGCTGGCCACTACCGGCGATACGGTCTCGAAGTCCCTGATAGTCACTTCTGCATTCAGCCCTTTCTCAAGGCCGTCGATCAGAGCTATTTTTTCATCGGTATCGATGTCCCTGGTACGGACGAGGAAATCGCCGTCGCCGGTCTTCTGGATCGTGGCATCGTCGTACCCCAGTTGGGACATTTGCTGCCTGAGCACACCCTGTTCAACCTGCTGGCTGAATCGCAGCGTCATAACAGTGCCGCTGCTGAAATCGATGCCAAGTTTGAACCCGAATGCCAGCATCGAGATGATGCCCGGCACAAGCAAACAAATGGAAATAAGAAAGAACCACTTGCGGTTACCTACGATGTTGATCATGCTTTTACTCCGTATAACCAGGTATTCTTAACAGCCCTCGCCGCTAAGGAGAGGAATAACCTGCTGACCGTGATGGCGGTGAACATGCTGAGGGCTACACCTATGAAAAGTGTAAGCGCAAAGCCCTTGACCATGAAAGCTCCAAAAGTATCGCCGAACCAGAAAAGAACAATACAGGCTATGAATGTAGTCACATTGCTGTCGCGTATGGCCAGCCAGGCGCGGTTGAAGCCTGCGTCCACAGCGGCACCCATTGTGCGTCCCGCCCTGAGTTCCTCCTTCATACGTTCAAAGATAAGGATATTGGCGTCTACCGCCATGCCGATTGACACAACACCCGCTGCAATGCCGGCCATCGTCAACGTGACCGGCACCAGTTTAAAAATGGCGGTCAGAATGATGCCGTAGATTATTAAAGCCAGTGTCGCTACGACACCCGCCATACGGTAGTACAGGATCATGAACAGGACTACCAGGATAAGGCCGATGGCGCCTGCTACGATACTCTTTTTAATTGAGTCCGCTCCCAAAGTTGCGTCGACAGTCTGCTCCAGAATAACGGACAGGGGCACATCGAGTGAGCCCGAGTTGAGCTGAATGGCCAGGTTCTGCGCCTCTTTCATATCCATGCCTTCGATGATGCCGGCGTTTTTGATCACGGCGCGCACCGTAGGATACGAGATGAGCTGGCCGTCCAGGAATATGCCCAGGGGTTTATTAATATTACGTTTGGTGATCTGCTCGAAAAGTATCGCCCCCTCATCGTTCCATTCGAATGCCACAGTCGGCTCGTTGGTATTGGATGTAAGCTCAACCCTTGAGTTGGGCTTGAGGTATTTACCGGTCAATTCCCTGGTCTGTCCGTCGCTACCGACGCCTGTGGCGATGGTCCAGATATATTCGCCTTGTTCATCGGTCTGCGGCTGTCCCGACAGGTCCGTGGTAGTCTCTTTAAACTCCAGCAGGGCGACCTGGCCTATCAGCTTCTTTGCCTCATCCACATTTTTTTCGCCGGGCAACTGAACCAGGATACGATTCTCGCCCTGGCGTTGAATGATCGGTTCCTTAACGCCGAACGCATTGGCGCGTCGTTCTATCTTGTTGAGGACGCTGGTCATGACCTGGTCTACCGTCTGCGACGGATCTTTCTTCGACAGGTCGGCCTCGTACACAAGGTATGCGCCGCCTTTCAGGTCCAGGCCCAGGGTGAGACCCTGGCGGCCGAAGCGGTCGCCCTCCAGCGGCACTATGGCCCAGACGCTGAATCCGACCAGCACGGCTAAAAACAGAAGCAGCAATATATCACTTGTTTTCAATTATCCTTTCACCCTCCTGAGCAATGTTTCAATCGCAATCCGGTACATATACCTTACTCACGCTGCACAACAGGCGCCCCTGTCAATCTCATTCCTTACGTATTGCAGAGCGTCCTCCCTGGTGCTGATCTCACCGGCCGCCTGGGCTTCCCTGACCAGCTTGAGCAACCTGCCGATGTCTTTTCCAGGGTGCAGCTTGAACTCGTTGATTAAATCGTTACCTGTCAGCAGGCGGACCGGCAATATCTCACTTTCCTGTTTATTATGAACATCTATTATATACCTGACCTGCTCAGTATGCATATGCCACTCTCGGATATCGACGCGCGGGCCCGCCACCGCCAGGTAATCCGCCAGCGCCAGGTAAATAATATCGATACCGGCGCCCTCTGTGTCCCTGAAAAAACGGTATATCGCTCTGTGAGTGGGTAAACCTTCGTGGGACATCTGCGCCGGATGAAGATGGTGATATACCAGATTCTCCACATAGCGTATCTCGCTGGTGCTGAACCTCAGCCTTCCCAGCATGGCGGCGGCGGTAACAGCGCCGTCCTTGGTATGTCCCAGAAATCTTATGCGTCCGTTTTCCTCGACAGTTCTGTCCTCGGGCTTGGCGATATCGTGCAGCAGCAAGCCCAACTTCAACAACGTCCTGCGGCTGCTACCGCCGGCTATCTCCTCAGCAAAGTGCTTCTCGATCTCCGGCTGCCACGGGACCGCCTCCAGCAGGTTGCCTTTGCCGTAAACCCAGTCGCTCTCCCTCAATATATACTCGAGGGCGGCAATGGATTCGATGGAGTGATCGAAAACATCCCAGTAATGTTCCTTCGGTTGCTTCACTCCCTTCATCGCCTCAATCTCCGGCATAATCCTGCACAGCAGTCCCAGATCATCAAGGTAACGCACCGAGTTGCCTGCATAAGGCAGAGACAGTATCCTGAGCAGCTCTTCCCTGACTTTCTCACTGGGCACCGTCTCCACCAGGTTGTTGTTTAAGCGCATGGTATCCTCGGTAATGGGCTCAATCTCAAGGTTGAGCTCTCTGGAAAGCCTGACCGCGCGCATCAGGCGCGAGGGATCTCTGTCGAATATTCTGTCGCTGACCTGCCTCAACAGGCCCTTTTTCAGGTCCTCCTCTCCGCCTGCAGGGTCAAGCAGAGATATCTCGCCCTCCACAAAGGCAGCCAGGTCAAGCCCCATGGCGTTCACAGTGAAATCGCGCCGCAGCAGGTCATGTTCGATATCACCTTCATAAGACGTGATATCTATATGCCACGGATCGTTTTCCCCGGCCACCACCACCCGCCCCACTTGGTTATCCTCGTCCAGCATAACGTAACGGCCGTCTACAAGCTCAGCAGCTTCCTGGGCAATAGCCAGCGAATCGCCGCTGACCGCGATATCGAGGTCGATCGTATCCCTGCCCACCAGCCAGTCACGCACAAAGCCACCTACTAAAAACGCCTTACATTCAGGGGCTGTGCATACCGGCGTAAGCCTGGAGAGGACACTCATCAGGTCCTGGTTGATTTCGAACACAGGCAAAG is part of the Dehalococcoidia bacterium genome and harbors:
- the secF gene encoding protein translocase subunit SecF, with the protein product MINIVGNRKWFFLISICLLVPGIISMLAFGFKLGIDFSSGTVMTLRFSQQVEQGVLRQQMSQLGYDDATIQKTGDGDFLVRTRDIDTDEKIALIDGLEKGLNAEVTIRDFETVSPVVASEVARNAAIAVLVASIFMILYIAFAFRHMPSPFKWGVSAVIALLHDVLIVMGIFSILGWLIGYQVDSMFIVAMLTIVGFAINNTCVVYDRIRENVRKGISRDFATTVNSSILETIARCINTSLVVILTGLALFLFGGVTIQQFIMALLVGVVVGIYDSIFVAGPLLVLWDRGLKTESKAA
- a CDS encoding peptide ABC transporter substrate-binding protein; this translates as MKRNILIKLIGAAVISAFVISTLAGCSLLGVADSDIQEGPGGTLKLWDIGPLTLDPAISGEMSSHLYIMQIFNGLVKLNENLEPVSDLAERWTVSPDGKTYTFFLRRDALFHDGKPVTASDVKYSLERACNPATGSQTASTYLNDIVGSTEVLSGQAQNLSGVSVIDDHTLSVTIDEPKVYFLSKLAYPTAFVVDRRNVETGGDWWWYKPNGSGPYRMASWNVGSLIILQPSLHYYGKKGTARLYFQLLDGVPMSLYETGKIDVVEISQLYLDRATDRTGPFFDQLHIYPEFSLQYIGFNTTRPPFDDPLVREAFSRSVDKDHIIKIIEKNMVNRADGILPPGMPGYNKDLQGLDYDPDYARELLAKSRYSSGLPPITITVLGWGGLDVDPALGAVMQDWKKNLGAEVSVRLLEPDPFHYNLQQEADEMYVLGWVADYPDPQNFLQTLFYTDTEYNHGRFSSSEFDTLIDRAAVEQDHDKRIELYRQAEQVIIDQAPVIPLWFNKNYVLVNPRVKNYSIDPLGVPRLNLVSIEH
- the secD gene encoding protein translocase subunit SecD yields the protein MKTSDILLLLFLAVLVGFSVWAIVPLEGDRFGRQGLTLGLDLKGGAYLVYEADLSKKDPSQTVDQVMTSVLNKIERRANAFGVKEPIIQRQGENRILVQLPGEKNVDEAKKLIGQVALLEFKETTTDLSGQPQTDEQGEYIWTIATGVGSDGQTRELTGKYLKPNSRVELTSNTNEPTVAFEWNDEGAILFEQITKRNINKPLGIFLDGQLISYPTVRAVIKNAGIIEGMDMKEAQNLAIQLNSGSLDVPLSVILEQTVDATLGADSIKKSIVAGAIGLILVVLFMILYYRMAGVVATLALIIYGIILTAIFKLVPVTLTMAGIAAGVVSIGMAVDANILIFERMKEELRAGRTMGAAVDAGFNRAWLAIRDSNVTTFIACIVLFWFGDTFGAFMVKGFALTLFIGVALSMFTAITVSRLFLSLAARAVKNTWLYGVKA
- a CDS encoding histone deacetylase, with protein sequence MPVGYISSELYQHHDTGSHVENKERLKAIDTILEKTKVKEQFLHISPRAASIDEIAAVHDREYIRSLKAEIDGGGGWLDPDTYASPGSWEAAIYAAGGVMTAVEQVMSGKADSVFAAVRPPGHHAVHSHQMGFCLFNNVAIAARFALSNYDIKRILIIDFDVHHGNGTQEAFYSESQVLYCSTHEYPWYPFTGAAEDTGKGAGEGYTVNIPLEAGLGDNEYLQVFNEVLVPVAGRFQPDLVLISAGYDAHWQDTISNMTLTTMGFARMTKIIKTISDQFCRSRLVFSLEGGYNHTALAYSVTATIELLMGHAEVYDPLGPPPMSYSPRDFGDFVKSIRNIHKIQD
- a CDS encoding DUF3795 domain-containing protein, with protein sequence MDKNALEAPCGIHCGLCPLNLAIKDEKLRNRLSETLKLPPDKVNCTGCRSIDGHCPVIGEQCATWMCIKGKGLEFCSECIDFPCVKLMPCSDRADRLPHNIKIASLALRKNKGSFEWEKAIKDIYSRYFHGVMVIGQGPQLKDNSAEESA